Proteins encoded by one window of Dietzia sp. B32:
- a CDS encoding LLM class F420-dependent oxidoreductase has translation MRFGLFLPQGWRLDLVDVPAARHWPVISDLAARADAGPWESLWVYDHMHTSPLTSTEATHEAWSLMSALGATTSRVRLGQMCTCIGYRNPALLAKIAATVDHISGGRVEMGIGAGWYEHEWRAYGYGFPSAGERLAMLDEGVRIMTQAWSDGVVSLNGEQYRVDGAIVQPQPLQEGGIPMWIAGGGERKTLRTAARYADYTNFDGTAEGFAHKSRILRGHCEDIGRDPAEITRTANYNVAIGETEKDVEDRLATLKDRLAKHVGADEAERQLGAYRGLPAVGTPEQIIEKLSELKALGMEYGVFYFPEIATDTSGLDLFEREVIPALA, from the coding sequence ATGCGATTCGGACTCTTCCTGCCCCAGGGTTGGCGCCTCGATCTGGTCGACGTGCCGGCCGCCCGTCACTGGCCCGTCATCTCCGACCTGGCAGCCCGCGCCGACGCCGGGCCGTGGGAGTCGCTGTGGGTGTACGACCACATGCACACCTCGCCGCTCACGTCGACCGAGGCGACCCACGAGGCGTGGAGCCTGATGTCGGCCCTGGGTGCGACCACGTCCCGGGTCCGGCTCGGGCAGATGTGCACCTGCATCGGCTACCGGAACCCGGCACTGCTGGCGAAGATCGCCGCGACGGTCGATCACATCTCCGGCGGCCGGGTGGAGATGGGGATCGGGGCGGGCTGGTACGAGCACGAATGGCGCGCGTACGGCTACGGTTTCCCCTCGGCGGGCGAGCGACTGGCGATGCTCGACGAGGGCGTACGCATCATGACGCAGGCGTGGTCCGACGGCGTCGTCTCGCTGAACGGCGAGCAGTACCGGGTCGACGGGGCGATCGTCCAGCCGCAGCCCCTGCAGGAGGGCGGCATCCCGATGTGGATCGCGGGCGGGGGCGAGCGGAAGACTCTCCGGACAGCGGCCCGGTACGCCGACTACACCAACTTCGACGGCACCGCGGAGGGCTTCGCCCACAAGTCACGGATCCTGCGCGGGCACTGCGAGGACATCGGGCGGGATCCGGCCGAGATCACCAGGACCGCGAACTACAACGTGGCGATCGGGGAGACGGAGAAGGACGTCGAGGATCGGCTGGCGACGCTGAAGGACCGGTTGGCGAAGCACGTCGGGGCTGACGAGGCCGAACGCCAACTCGGCGCCTACCGCGGCCTTCCGGCCGTGGGGACACCGGAGCAGATCATCGAGAAATTGTCCGAGCTCAAGGCGCTCGGAATGGAGTACGGCGTCTTCTACTTCCCCGAGATCGCCACCGACACCTCCGGGCTCGACCTGTTCGAGCGCGAGGTCATCCCGGCGCTGGCCTGA
- a CDS encoding glucose-1-phosphate adenylyltransferase family protein, translating into MAPLSAVTIVLAGGAGSRLRALTRDRAKPAVPYGAGYQLIDFSLSNAANSGLRDVWVVQQFHPVSLGSHLRSGRPWDLDRLDGGLLVLHPSQGTGRDGFHSGTADALWKQVEPLREAAPDVTVVVSADAVYRLDYDELVRDHLNSFAELTMVTTRVAPEDASRYGVVRVGEDRTVTGYRYKPDAPEGDLICAEIFVFNTAALISRLERAHEDVVSAGGDSDMGDIGDNVLPAMVEAGHAREWRHEGYWRDVGTVESYWAGHMDLLGEPPVHELDVPGWSLRSASTYSGPARVGETAEVSGSLLGHGAVVHGAVEHSVVGPGAVIETGARVRDSVVLPGAVVRSGARVETAVVDADVEVPVDARIGEHQAGATETTVRVALLGTAPDGPRPPGFTLDPGTLDPPDDDEDRTL; encoded by the coding sequence ATGGCGCCCTTATCGGCGGTCACCATCGTCCTCGCGGGCGGGGCCGGGTCGCGGCTGCGCGCACTGACCAGGGACCGGGCCAAGCCGGCGGTACCGTACGGGGCCGGGTACCAACTGATTGATTTCTCCTTGAGCAACGCCGCCAACTCGGGACTCCGGGACGTCTGGGTGGTGCAGCAGTTCCATCCGGTGTCCCTGGGATCCCACCTGCGCAGTGGCCGCCCCTGGGACCTCGATCGACTCGACGGCGGCCTGCTCGTACTGCACCCGTCGCAGGGCACGGGCCGGGACGGTTTCCACTCCGGGACCGCGGACGCACTGTGGAAGCAGGTCGAACCCCTGCGGGAGGCGGCGCCGGACGTGACGGTGGTCGTCAGTGCGGACGCCGTGTACCGACTCGACTACGACGAGTTGGTCCGCGACCACCTGAACTCGTTCGCCGAGCTCACCATGGTCACCACGCGGGTGGCCCCCGAGGACGCCTCCCGCTACGGGGTCGTCCGCGTGGGCGAGGACAGGACCGTCACCGGGTACCGCTACAAGCCGGACGCCCCCGAGGGCGACCTGATCTGCGCGGAGATCTTCGTCTTCAACACCGCCGCCCTCATCAGCCGACTCGAACGTGCCCACGAGGACGTCGTCTCGGCGGGGGGCGACTCCGACATGGGCGACATCGGGGACAACGTGCTGCCCGCCATGGTCGAGGCCGGGCATGCCCGTGAGTGGAGGCACGAGGGCTACTGGCGGGACGTGGGGACCGTCGAGTCCTACTGGGCCGGGCACATGGACCTGCTCGGCGAGCCCCCTGTCCACGAGCTCGATGTCCCGGGTTGGTCGCTTCGTTCCGCCTCGACCTACAGCGGGCCGGCGAGGGTCGGGGAGACGGCGGAGGTGTCCGGCTCGCTGCTCGGTCACGGTGCGGTCGTCCACGGGGCGGTCGAGCATTCCGTCGTGGGGCCCGGCGCCGTCATCGAGACGGGGGCGCGGGTCCGCGACAGTGTGGTCCTGCCCGGAGCCGTGGTCCGGTCCGGGGCGCGCGTGGAGACCGCGGTCGTCGACGCCGACGTGGAGGTCCCCGTCGACGCGAGGATCGGCGAGCACCAGGCCGGTGCGACCGAGACGACAGTGCGCGTCGCACTGTTGGGGACCGCTCCGGACGGTCCCCGTCCGCCGGGGTTCACCCTGGACCCGGGGACCCTCGATCCGCCAGACGACGACGAGGACCGCACCCTCTGA
- a CDS encoding ABC transporter ATP-binding protein: MSLLPFRRRGDRTGENPWSAGCGIEARSVCSSYGDTRVLHEVTACFAHGGVTSLIGPNGAGKSTLLGVMSRLQAADSGTVLVDGVDVSVNGGRELARRLAVLRQENAVSIRLTVRELVGFGRFPHNGGRPGPDDAEHIDYALGAMELEDLADRYLDELSGGQRQRAHIAMVLAQDTDYVLLDEPLNNLDLRHATSIMRLLRRTAADRGKTIVLVIHDINIAAAYSDRIIAMKDGRIVSDGTPAEIMRTDVLKTVYDMEMQVAEVAGRYVALYFDGEAELDECGVAMSTA; encoded by the coding sequence ATGTCCCTTCTCCCGTTCCGACGCCGCGGCGACCGCACCGGTGAGAACCCGTGGTCGGCCGGCTGCGGCATCGAGGCGCGGTCGGTGTGCTCGTCCTACGGCGACACCCGGGTCCTCCATGAGGTCACGGCATGCTTCGCGCACGGTGGCGTCACCTCTCTCATCGGCCCCAACGGCGCCGGAAAGTCGACGCTGCTGGGAGTCATGAGCCGACTCCAGGCGGCGGATTCCGGGACGGTGCTCGTCGACGGGGTCGACGTGTCGGTCAATGGTGGGCGTGAGCTGGCCCGCCGTCTCGCCGTGCTGCGCCAGGAGAACGCCGTGTCCATCCGACTCACCGTGCGTGAGCTCGTGGGCTTCGGGAGGTTCCCCCACAACGGTGGCCGTCCCGGCCCGGACGACGCCGAGCACATCGACTACGCACTGGGGGCGATGGAGCTCGAGGACCTCGCCGACCGGTATCTCGACGAGTTGTCCGGTGGGCAGCGTCAGCGCGCCCACATCGCGATGGTGCTCGCCCAGGACACTGACTACGTCTTGCTGGACGAGCCGCTCAACAACCTCGATCTCCGGCACGCCACCTCGATCATGCGCTTGCTGCGTCGCACGGCTGCGGATCGGGGCAAGACGATCGTGCTCGTCATCCACGACATCAACATCGCCGCCGCCTACTCGGACCGGATCATCGCGATGAAGGACGGCCGGATCGTCTCCGACGGCACCCCGGCCGAGATCATGCGCACCGATGTGCTCAAGACGGTGTACGACATGGAGATGCAGGTCGCGGAGGTCGCCGGCCGGTACGTGGCTCTGTACTTCGACGGAGAGGCCGAGCTGGACGAGTGCGGCGTGGCGATGTCCACGGCCTGA
- a CDS encoding iron chelate uptake ABC transporter family permease subunit → MPETAILSAPPAGLIHGRTRAESDRRRRWIVVIVCAVVAVAAIAALILSGLPATVGSRAWSYSLDRLSRHAVAIVLVSVAVGVSTVIFQTVTGNRILTPALMGFDSLYLLIQTMLVFFMIPRDAAVIGGLTSGGLSGFLGQTAIMVVASTSLYLWLLGGRRTDIHLLLLVGVVFGVFFRSASSFFQRLLDPAAYLQVQDAMFASFRGVQLDVLVACGVIVVAGLVVVAILGRRLDVMLLGRDPAVALGVNHRKVTIVILVVVSFLVSASTALIGPVMFFGLIVANAAYALLGTTLHRYTLPVASLLGVIALAGGEMVLGALGVESALSIVIEFAGGLLFLFLLLTNRAR, encoded by the coding sequence ATGCCTGAGACCGCCATCCTCAGCGCCCCGCCGGCGGGCCTCATCCACGGACGGACCCGAGCGGAGTCGGACCGCCGCCGTCGGTGGATCGTGGTGATCGTGTGCGCCGTGGTCGCCGTCGCGGCGATCGCCGCCCTGATCCTCTCCGGGCTGCCGGCCACCGTCGGGTCGAGGGCCTGGTCCTACTCGCTAGACCGACTCTCGCGCCACGCTGTGGCGATCGTCCTGGTCTCGGTGGCGGTCGGCGTCTCGACGGTGATCTTCCAGACCGTCACCGGCAACCGGATCCTCACGCCGGCGCTGATGGGTTTCGATTCGCTGTACCTGCTCATCCAGACGATGCTCGTGTTCTTCATGATCCCGCGCGACGCCGCCGTCATCGGCGGTCTGACGAGCGGTGGTCTCTCCGGGTTCCTGGGTCAGACCGCGATCATGGTGGTGGCGTCGACCTCGCTGTACCTGTGGCTGCTCGGGGGCCGGAGGACCGATATCCACCTGTTGTTGCTGGTGGGTGTCGTGTTCGGTGTGTTCTTCCGCTCGGCGTCCTCGTTCTTCCAGAGACTGTTGGACCCGGCGGCCTACCTGCAGGTCCAGGACGCCATGTTCGCGAGTTTCCGCGGGGTCCAACTCGACGTTCTGGTGGCGTGCGGGGTCATCGTGGTGGCGGGGCTCGTCGTCGTGGCGATTCTCGGTCGACGGCTCGACGTGATGCTCCTGGGACGCGACCCCGCCGTCGCGCTCGGCGTGAACCACCGGAAGGTCACGATCGTGATCCTGGTGGTGGTCTCCTTCCTCGTCTCGGCCTCGACCGCGCTGATCGGACCGGTGATGTTCTTCGGGCTCATCGTCGCCAACGCGGCGTACGCACTGCTCGGCACCACCCTGCACCGGTACACCCTCCCGGTGGCCTCGCTGCTGGGCGTGATCGCCCTGGCGGGGGGCGAGATGGTCCTCGGCGCCCTCGGCGTGGAGTCCGCTCTGAGCATCGTCATCGAGTTCGCCGGTGGCCTGCTGTTCCTGTTCCTGCTCCTGACCAACCGCGCACGCTGA
- a CDS encoding iron chelate uptake ABC transporter family permease subunit yields MTTTLVERRLQHTSLWPALGVVALVVSLVASVFVGAANITVWDALTGGLTEAHRVYLVEARLPRTAAAALAGASLAIAGLLMQLLTRNRFVEPSTAGTVESAGLGLVVVAIIAPGAPIVAKMLVAMVFALAGTALFLACIRRVPVSDSFVVPLIGIMLGSVVGAVAAFLALSRDLLQMLNSWMLADFSAVLAGRYELLWLVAVLGVLAYIAADRFTVAGLGEDVSTGLGLDHKTVVAAGMAIVAAVAAVVVVTVGALPLLGLVVPNVVSRLVGDDARRGLPLVALLGAVTVLVCDMVGRSLPGLFAGGAPGAGEVPVGTIVGILGGAVFLAMMLRGVRNA; encoded by the coding sequence ATGACGACGACCCTGGTCGAGCGCCGGCTGCAGCATACTTCGCTGTGGCCGGCGCTCGGCGTCGTTGCGCTCGTGGTCTCGCTCGTCGCGAGCGTGTTCGTCGGAGCGGCGAACATCACCGTGTGGGACGCGCTCACCGGTGGGCTCACCGAGGCGCACCGCGTCTACCTCGTCGAGGCCCGTCTCCCGCGCACGGCGGCCGCCGCCCTCGCGGGTGCCTCGCTGGCGATCGCAGGACTGCTGATGCAGCTGCTCACCCGCAACCGCTTCGTGGAACCGTCGACCGCCGGCACCGTCGAGTCGGCAGGATTGGGCCTGGTGGTGGTGGCGATCATCGCGCCCGGCGCGCCGATCGTGGCCAAGATGCTCGTGGCCATGGTGTTCGCGCTCGCCGGGACCGCACTCTTCCTCGCCTGTATCCGGCGCGTCCCGGTGTCGGACTCCTTCGTGGTTCCCCTCATCGGCATCATGCTCGGGTCCGTGGTCGGTGCGGTCGCCGCCTTCCTGGCCCTGTCCCGGGATCTGCTCCAGATGCTCAACTCGTGGATGCTCGCCGATTTCTCCGCGGTCCTGGCCGGGCGGTACGAGTTGTTGTGGCTGGTGGCGGTGCTCGGCGTCCTCGCCTACATCGCCGCCGACCGCTTCACCGTCGCCGGTCTGGGCGAGGACGTCTCGACCGGTCTCGGCCTCGACCACAAGACCGTCGTCGCGGCCGGGATGGCCATCGTGGCGGCGGTCGCGGCCGTCGTGGTGGTCACCGTGGGTGCCCTCCCGCTGCTCGGACTGGTCGTCCCCAACGTGGTCTCCCGGCTGGTGGGCGACGACGCCCGCCGCGGCCTGCCACTCGTGGCGCTGCTCGGGGCGGTGACCGTCCTGGTCTGCGACATGGTGGGCAGGTCGCTTCCGGGCTTGTTCGCCGGCGGCGCACCCGGTGCCGGAGAGGTCCCCGTGGGCACGATCGTCGGGATCCTCGGCGGCGCGGTGTTCCTGGCCATGATGCTCCGAGGAGTGCGCAATGCCTGA
- a CDS encoding siderophore ABC transporter substrate-binding protein, with protein sequence MKRFPKIVAATAAIALTGGALTACGSSDAQSAGNEGEGPTRVVLTSHAAADTLDELDLEDRVVGLVKTGVFPEALDAYSGDEYTDIGSLKEPKMDVIAELGPDLILFGNRTREMEPEFAKISDQVIAGDPDTSETIASNRAKVEEIAALFGAEDKAAGELAEIDEMVSATKAKAEGAGTALVLMTSGGKVTGYGPGSRFDLIFNELGMTPAGELEAEGSHGAPLSWEQIAELNPDHVFVIDRDAAIGAEGEAAAALLDNPLFNRTAAATNDNVHFLDGQNWYLVGGGLGVLEAMIDEIDSAVS encoded by the coding sequence ATGAAGCGATTCCCCAAGATCGTCGCAGCGACGGCCGCCATCGCGCTGACCGGTGGCGCCCTGACCGCCTGCGGGAGCTCGGATGCACAGTCCGCGGGGAACGAGGGTGAGGGGCCGACCCGCGTCGTGCTCACCAGCCACGCCGCGGCCGATACGCTGGATGAGCTCGATCTCGAGGATCGCGTCGTCGGACTGGTGAAGACCGGCGTCTTCCCGGAGGCGCTGGACGCGTACTCGGGCGACGAGTACACGGACATCGGCAGCCTCAAGGAGCCGAAGATGGACGTCATCGCCGAACTGGGCCCCGACCTCATCCTGTTCGGTAACCGCACCCGGGAGATGGAGCCGGAGTTCGCCAAGATCTCCGACCAGGTGATCGCGGGCGACCCGGACACCTCCGAGACGATCGCGTCGAACCGCGCGAAGGTCGAAGAGATCGCCGCGCTGTTCGGAGCCGAGGACAAGGCCGCGGGCGAGCTCGCCGAGATCGACGAGATGGTGTCCGCCACCAAGGCCAAGGCAGAGGGCGCCGGCACGGCCCTCGTGCTCATGACGTCCGGCGGAAAGGTCACCGGGTACGGACCGGGATCGCGCTTCGACCTGATCTTCAACGAGCTCGGCATGACCCCCGCCGGCGAGCTCGAGGCGGAGGGGAGCCACGGTGCCCCGCTCAGCTGGGAGCAGATCGCCGAGCTGAACCCCGACCACGTCTTCGTCATCGATCGCGATGCCGCGATCGGCGCCGAGGGTGAGGCTGCGGCCGCCCTGCTCGACAACCCGCTCTTCAACCGCACGGCTGCCGCGACCAACGACAACGTCCACTTCCTGGACGGCCAGAACTGGTACCTCGTCGGGGGCGGCCTCGGGGTGCTCGAGGCGATGATCGACGAGATCGACTCCGCCGTCTCCTGA
- a CDS encoding protein-L-isoaspartate O-methyltransferase produces the protein MNTHSITEAMRAQDRRHFLPPEVAPDHELDAPLPIGFGQTNSQPSTVAAMLALLEPFPAMRALDVGSGSGWTSAILGELGGPEASVFAVELVPELVERSRSAIRQPWVHVRRAEPGVLGLPALGPFDRILVSAMADDLPTELADQLAPGGILVAPWAGVMHRVRRTDDGVEITDHGRYRFVPLIHTRF, from the coding sequence GTGAACACCCACAGCATCACGGAGGCCATGCGAGCGCAGGATCGACGCCACTTCCTCCCGCCGGAGGTCGCCCCGGACCACGAACTCGACGCGCCCCTGCCCATCGGGTTCGGGCAGACCAATTCGCAGCCGTCGACCGTCGCGGCGATGCTCGCCCTCCTGGAACCGTTTCCCGCAATGCGGGCCCTCGACGTGGGCTCGGGCAGCGGGTGGACGTCTGCGATCCTCGGTGAGCTCGGGGGCCCTGAGGCGTCGGTGTTCGCGGTAGAGCTGGTTCCCGAACTGGTGGAGCGCTCCCGGTCCGCGATCAGACAACCCTGGGTACATGTCCGGCGGGCGGAACCCGGCGTCCTCGGTCTTCCCGCACTGGGACCCTTCGACCGCATTCTCGTCTCGGCCATGGCCGACGACCTCCCCACGGAGCTGGCCGACCAACTGGCGCCGGGCGGCATCCTGGTGGCGCCCTGGGCCGGCGTGATGCACCGCGTACGACGGACGGATGACGGTGTCGAGATCACCGATCACGGGCGGTACCGGTTCGTCCCCCTCATCCACACCCGATTCTGA
- a CDS encoding fumarate hydratase, whose translation MADFLYEDLLPVGEDTTEYRLLTTEGVSTVEGPDGLTFLRVDPEAIRLLTETAMHDISHYLRSDHLAQVAKILDDPAASDNDKFVALDLLKNANIAAGGVLPMCQDTGTAIVKGERGQHVLTPGPDEQAVARGVYDAFTRLNLRYSQNAPITMWDEKNTGSNLPAQIEIGANTTPGGENAYKFLFMAKGGGSANKSYLYQETKAILNPERMMQFIEEKIRSLGTAACPPYHLAIVVGGTSAEFALKTAKLASAHYLDELPREGAMTGRGFRDVELEEKVFELTQQIGIGAQFGGKYFCHDVRVVRLPRHGASLPVAIAVSCSADRQAKAKITPEGVFLEQLEFEPGRFLPATTDAELDAATHGVSGTGKGAAVKIDLNKPMPEILAELSKHPVKTRLALTGPLVVARDIAHSKIKERLDAGEEMPQYLKDHPVYYAGPAKTPEGMPSGSFGPTTAGRMDSYVEQFQAAGGSMVMLAKGNRSKQVTDACATHGGFYLGSIGGPAARLAQDCIKHVEVIEYEELGMEAVWKIDVEDFPAFIVVDDKGEDFFAHTGEVTLTIGKRPGL comes from the coding sequence ATGGCCGACTTCCTCTACGAGGACCTCCTTCCCGTCGGGGAGGACACCACCGAGTACCGCCTCCTCACCACCGAGGGCGTCTCCACGGTCGAGGGTCCCGACGGCCTGACGTTCCTCCGGGTGGATCCCGAGGCGATCCGGCTGCTCACCGAGACGGCGATGCACGACATCTCCCACTACCTCCGTAGTGACCACCTGGCCCAGGTCGCGAAGATCCTCGACGACCCCGCGGCCAGTGACAACGACAAGTTCGTCGCCCTCGACCTGTTGAAGAACGCCAACATCGCCGCCGGCGGGGTGCTCCCCATGTGCCAGGACACCGGGACGGCCATCGTCAAGGGCGAGCGTGGACAGCACGTTCTCACGCCCGGCCCGGACGAGCAGGCCGTCGCACGCGGCGTGTACGACGCGTTCACCCGCCTCAACCTGCGCTACTCGCAGAACGCGCCCATCACCATGTGGGACGAGAAGAACACCGGGTCGAACCTTCCGGCGCAGATCGAGATCGGCGCCAATACGACGCCGGGCGGGGAGAACGCCTACAAGTTCCTCTTCATGGCCAAGGGCGGCGGGTCAGCCAACAAGTCGTACCTGTACCAGGAGACCAAGGCGATCCTGAACCCCGAGCGGATGATGCAGTTCATCGAGGAGAAGATCCGTTCCCTCGGAACCGCCGCGTGCCCGCCGTACCACCTGGCGATCGTGGTGGGCGGTACCTCGGCGGAGTTCGCGCTGAAGACCGCCAAGCTCGCCTCCGCCCACTATCTGGACGAGCTCCCCCGCGAGGGCGCGATGACCGGGCGCGGCTTCCGTGACGTCGAGCTCGAGGAGAAGGTCTTCGAGCTCACCCAGCAGATCGGCATCGGCGCGCAGTTCGGTGGCAAGTACTTCTGCCACGACGTCCGCGTCGTCCGCCTGCCCCGGCACGGCGCCTCGCTTCCGGTCGCGATCGCGGTGTCCTGCTCCGCCGATCGCCAGGCCAAGGCCAAGATCACCCCGGAGGGCGTGTTCCTCGAGCAGCTCGAGTTCGAGCCGGGCCGGTTCCTGCCCGCCACCACGGACGCCGAGCTCGACGCCGCCACCCACGGCGTCTCGGGCACGGGCAAGGGCGCCGCGGTGAAGATCGACCTCAACAAGCCGATGCCGGAGATCCTCGCCGAGCTCAGCAAGCACCCGGTCAAGACCCGTCTGGCGCTGACCGGTCCGCTCGTCGTGGCCCGCGACATCGCACACTCCAAGATCAAGGAGAGGCTGGACGCCGGCGAGGAGATGCCGCAGTACCTCAAGGACCACCCCGTCTATTACGCCGGGCCGGCCAAGACGCCCGAGGGCATGCCGTCGGGGTCGTTCGGCCCCACCACCGCCGGCCGCATGGACTCCTACGTCGAGCAGTTCCAGGCTGCGGGCGGCTCCATGGTGATGCTGGCCAAGGGAAACCGCTCCAAGCAGGTCACCGATGCCTGCGCCACCCACGGCGGGTTCTACCTGGGTTCCATCGGCGGGCCCGCCGCGCGACTGGCGCAGGACTGCATCAAGCACGTCGAGGTCATCGAGTACGAGGAGCTCGGCATGGAGGCGGTGTGGAAGATCGACGTCGAGGACTTCCCCGCGTTCATCGTGGTGGACGACAAGGGCGAGGACTTCTTCGCCCACACCGGCGAGGTCACGCTGACGATCGGCAAGCGCCCCGGACTCTGA
- a CDS encoding VOC family protein, with protein MAVMTTCLWFATEAEEAAEFYCSVFPDSRVVAVDTSPVDTPGPRAGDVLTVEFELDGRPFIALNGGSEPEYTDAISLEIRCADQAEIDHYWNGLLAGGGREVQCGWLIDRYGVRWQVAPQSLYDLWRGEDREAARRAFAAMMDMVKLDVAAIDAAAAGTDA; from the coding sequence ATGGCCGTGATGACCACGTGTCTGTGGTTCGCCACCGAGGCGGAGGAGGCCGCTGAGTTCTACTGCTCGGTGTTCCCCGACTCGCGCGTCGTCGCCGTGGACACCAGTCCCGTCGACACCCCGGGACCGAGGGCGGGGGACGTGCTCACCGTGGAGTTCGAGCTCGACGGACGGCCCTTCATCGCCCTCAACGGAGGCTCGGAGCCCGAGTACACCGACGCGATCTCCCTCGAGATCCGGTGCGCCGACCAGGCGGAGATCGACCACTACTGGAACGGTCTGCTCGCAGGAGGGGGCCGCGAGGTCCAGTGCGGGTGGCTGATCGACCGCTACGGAGTGCGCTGGCAGGTCGCGCCCCAGTCCCTCTACGACCTGTGGCGCGGCGAGGACCGCGAGGCCGCGAGACGGGCGTTCGCGGCGATGATGGACATGGTCAAACTGGACGTGGCCGCCATCGACGCCGCGGCTGCGGGCACCGACGCCTGA
- a CDS encoding LGFP repeat-containing protein, whose translation MDRMTRVLAALALATTLGVGLTACSGDDGGGSGDTAAPMTAEEMTTTNSAPVPGPAESTVHIPVAVADRWEELGGQQGDLGRVTGPATAVEGGSVTDFEGGSIVLTPAGRAFVVQGEILAAYDEAGGPAGELGFPVSDETTTDGGWISAFEHGTIAFLDGRPVVEVP comes from the coding sequence ATGGACAGGATGACGCGTGTCCTCGCCGCTCTCGCCCTCGCCACCACGCTCGGCGTCGGCCTCACGGCCTGTTCCGGAGACGACGGCGGCGGATCGGGTGACACCGCCGCGCCGATGACGGCGGAGGAGATGACGACGACGAACTCGGCCCCCGTCCCCGGGCCTGCCGAGTCCACGGTCCACATCCCGGTGGCCGTCGCGGATCGCTGGGAGGAACTCGGTGGCCAGCAGGGCGATCTCGGCCGGGTGACGGGGCCCGCCACGGCGGTCGAGGGCGGGTCGGTCACCGACTTCGAGGGTGGGTCGATCGTGCTCACGCCGGCCGGGCGCGCCTTCGTGGTCCAGGGTGAGATCCTCGCCGCCTACGACGAGGCGGGCGGGCCCGCGGGCGAGTTGGGTTTCCCCGTCTCCGACGAGACCACCACGGACGGCGGATGGATCTCGGCGTTCGAGCACGGCACGATCGCGTTCCTGGACGGTCGGCCGGTCGTCGAGGTCCCGTGA